One window from the genome of Saccharomyces mikatae IFO 1815 strain IFO1815 genome assembly, chromosome: 2 encodes:
- the SMKI02G2490 gene encoding uncharacterized protein (similar to Saccharomyces cerevisiae YBR138C; ancestral locus Anc_3.131), with protein MEKDQTQPKALESIDTNSLSLLSYNTSSNTNSNTNNKLSIITSDISTGSVLSRPMTPPIVQDVENNSMLQWQFEKKEFIFDSNSTPSKQVNPLQRASPYENQNQSTNQNQQLFNVRKRRSQLIGAKPKVPSKLHQSVSKLDLIDDKNFTSLPIAPPCNMEINEEDSESNEYNSNKKRPRLNPINELRVHNNKRNRYVSYGPLLDTGNVELAEIISQDTPPLVLVEDYIPYTHNKSTKKMVSISDLKLKLNKRRDSHIPLRIKNSYSEINKESNRNSLEPNSLTLIPHILKNSGENTDENYNPLNFIKEENEMINQSIPNSIEDMVVNLVNIPSSNKSYDDLYLSELNVHSQLRKCVICEKALYEISSKLLNTGYYKEIVCEQCTVRYEEAAKIFENCEFESSMDETNLSSGTFSDLENSAESFHLSTDAPIKVIKHRESNKLNYRGELTKKKDSFSKELIERLQLQLLENDIPDKNSLNKDAMGSKSMNWFLEARRKLKWKWRINGLLPHFLRNQNSDRLNFQS; from the coding sequence ATGGAGAAAGATCAGACGCAACCTAAGGCGTTGGAATCCATAGACACAAACTCATTATCTCTGCTTTCTTACAATACCAGTTCCAATACGAATAGCAACACCAATAACAAGCTGAGCATTATTACTAGTGATATCTCTACAGGATCTGTACTTTCCAGGCCAATGACCCCTCCCATAGTCCAAGACGTTGAAAATAACTCCATGTTACAATGGCAATTTGAGAAGAAAGAGTTTATTTTTGACAGTAATAGCACTCCTTCTAAGCAGGTAAACCCATTGCAGAGGGCCTCCCCAtatgaaaatcaaaaccaAAGTACAAATCAAAACCAACAGTTATTCAACGTAAGGAAGCGTCGGTCACAACTGATCGGTGCCAAACCTAAAGTTCCATCTAAATTGCACCAATCTGTTTCCAAACTAGATTTAATCGATGACAAGAACTTCACATCATTGCCAATTGCGCCACCATGTAATATGGAAATTAATGAAGAGGACAGTGAAAGTAATGAATACAACAGCAATAAAAAACGACCCAGGTTGAACCCCATAAATGAACTCCGTGTGCATAACAATAAACGTAATAGGTATGTAAGTTACGGACCGTTGTTAGATACAGGAAACGTTGAACTAGCAGAAATTATTTCTCAGGACACACCACCACTTGTCTTGGTTGAAGATTACATACCCTATACCCACAAtaaatcaacaaaaaaaatggtatctatttctgatttgaaattaaaactgaataaaagaagagataGTCATATTCCActaagaataaaaaattcctATTCTGAAATCAACAAGGAAAGTAATAGAAATAGTCTTGAACCGAACTCATTAACGCTGATACCCCatattttaaagaataGTGGAGAGAATACGGATGAAAATTATAACCCTTTgaattttatcaaagaagagaatgAGATGATTAATCAGTCCATACCAAATTCAATTGAGGACATGGTGGTTAATCTTGTTAATATTCCATCTTCAAACAAAAGTTATGATGATCTCTATCTGTCAGAGCTAAATGTTCACTCTCAACTGAGAAAATGCGTGATCTGCGAGAAAGCACTGTATGAAATTAGTTCAAAGCTCTTGAATACAGGATATTACAAAGAAATTGTATGTGAGCAGTGCACAGTAAGATATGAAGAAGCCgccaaaatttttgaaaactgtGAATTCGAATCATCTATGGATGAAACAAATCTAAGCAGCGGCACTTTCAGTGATCTTGAGAACTCAGCAGAATCATTTCATTTATCGACGGATGCTCCAATAAAAGTAATCAAGCACAGAGAAAGTAATAAGTTAAACTATAGAGGGGAGctaacaaagaaaaaggataGTTTCTCTAAAGAACTTATAGAACGACTACAGTTGCAATTACTAGAAAATGACATACCAGATAAAAATAGTTTGAATAAAGATGCAATGGGTTCGAAATCCATGAATTGGTTTTTGGaagcaagaagaaaattgaagtGGAAGTGGAGAATAAATGGCTTACTACCACATTTCCTACGTAATCAAAATAGTGATCGTTTAAATTTCCAATCCTGA
- the ATG42 gene encoding carboxypeptidase C (similar to Saccharomyces cerevisiae YBR139W; ancestral locus Anc_3.127) produces MKYPNVALVLQLIISINYASLCEAFSLFGDGTSFANFGRLPKTPQNTQQTLKENRLNLDDPLITTFISPMDTDYSLRLRTVDPSKLGIDAVKQWSGYMDYKDSKHFFYWFFESRNDPANDPIILWLNGGPGCSSFTGLLFELGPSSIGADMKPIHNPYSWNNNASMIFLEQPLGVGFSYGDEKVSSTKLAGKDAYIFLELFFEAFPHLRSNDFHIAGESYAGHYIPQIAHEIVIKNPERTFNLTSIMIGNGITDPLVQADYYEPMACGKGGYHPVLSSEECEKMQNAAGRCRRLNKLCYASKSSLPCILATTYCDSALLEPYTKTGLNVYDIRGPCEDNSTDGMCYTGLRYVDQYMNFPEVQETLGSDVHNYSGCDNDVFTGFLFTGDGSKPFQQYIAELLNHNIPVLIYAGDKDYICNWLGNHAWTNELEWINKFRYQRRMLRPWVSRETGEELGQVKNYGPFTFLRIYDAGHMVPYDQPEASLQMVNNWISGNHGFF; encoded by the coding sequence atgaagtacCCCAACGTTGCTCTTGTGCTTCAActtattattagtatcaaCTACGCTTCTCTCTGTGAGgctttttccctttttgGAGATGGTACTTCCTTTGCTAATTTCGGTAGGCTACCAAAGACCCCACAGAATACACAGCAAACACTTAAGGAGAACCGCTTGAATTTGGACGATCCACTAATTACAACTTTCATTTCGCCTATGGATACGGATTATAGTTTGAGACTTAGAACTGTAGATCCGTCCAAACTAGGAATAGATGCTGTAAAACAATGGTCTGGCTACATGGACTACAAGGACTccaaacattttttttactggTTTTTCGAAAGCAGGAATGATCCTGCCAACGATCCAATTATTCTATGGTTGAATGGTGGACCAGGTTGCTCTTCGTTCACTGGGTTATTATTTGAGCTTGGGCCTTCATCAATTGGCGCTGACATGAAACCAATCCATAATCCATATTCTTGGAACAATAACGCttcaatgatatttttaGAGCAGCCACTGGGAGTCGGATTTTCCTATGGTGACGAAAAAGTCTCTTCCACTAAATTAGCAGGCAAAGATGCGTACATATTCTtggaacttttttttgaagctttCCCTCATTTGCGTTCTAATGATTTCCATATTGCAGGTGAATCTTATGCAGGTCATTACATCCCTCAGATCGCACATGAAATCGTCATCAAGAACCCGGAGAGAACATTCAATTTAACATCTATTATGATCGGCAATGGTATAACTGATCCTTTAGTTCAAGCAGATTATTATGAACCAATGGCATGTGGTAAAGGAGGCTATCACCCTGTCCTTTCATCAGAAGAATGTGAGAAGATGCAAAATGCTGCTGGTCGCTGCCGTAGGTTAAACAAGCTTTGCTATGCATCTAAATCAAGTTTACCATGCATACTGGCCACTACTTATTGTGACTCTGCACTTTTGGAGCCATACACTAAGACAGGACTGAATGTCTACGATATCAGAGGACCCTGTGAAGACAACAGTACTGATGGTATGTGTTATACTGGCCTTCGTTATGTTGATCAATATATGAATTTCCCCGAAGTTCAAGAGACTTTAGGCTCCGACGTACATAATTATTCCGGTTGTGACAATGATGTTTTCACCGGATTTTTATTTACTGGTGATGGAAGCAAACCATTTCAACAATACATTGCGGAACTATTAAATCACAATATTCCGGTGTTAATATATGCCGGTGACAAAGACTATATTTGCAATTGGTTGGGAAACCATGCTTGGACCAATGAGTTAGAATGGATAAATAAATTTAGATATCAGAGAAGAATGTTAAGGCCATGGGTTAGCAGGGAAACTGGCGAAGAGTTGGGACAAGTCAAGAACTATGGTCCTTTCACCTTCCTAAGAATATATGATGCTGGTCATATGGTACCCTATGATCAACCAGAGGCAAGCTTGCAGATGGTAAACAATTGGATTTCTGGTAATCATggatttttttag